The Cucumis melo cultivar AY chromosome 6, USDA_Cmelo_AY_1.0, whole genome shotgun sequence genome includes a region encoding these proteins:
- the LOC103501603 gene encoding early nodulin-like protein 3, which translates to MMGKRSNNFGIFSQKKACVNFVVKLFGVLMFVQKVCGVEFQVGGSKGVWGVPSDPNAQSLNQWAESRRFQIGDSLVFNYQGGQDSVLLVNEDDYKNCHTESPIKHFSDGHTVIKFEKSGPHYFISGIKDNCLKNEKLVVVVLADRSRQYSSPPPAPATGSQPPEASVQMNPTPSPIAEEPPANNNGAASSSIVTFVGLAGMLATSTALLL; encoded by the exons ATGATGGGTAAGAGGAGCAataattttggaattttttcTCAAAAGAAAGCATGTGTTAATTTTGTAGTGAAGTTGTTTGGAGTATTGATGTTTGTGCAAAAAGTTTGTGGAGTTGAGTTTCAAGTGGGAGGATCAAAAGGTGTTTGGGGAGTTCCTTCAGATCCTAATGCTCAAAGTCTTAATCAATGGGCTGAATCAAGAAGATTTCAAATTGGTGACTCCTTAg TGTTCAACTACCAAGGTGGGCAAGATTCAGTGCTATTAGTGAACGAAGATGACTACAAAAATTGCCACACAGAATCACCCATAAAGCACTTTTCAGATGGCCACACTGTCATCAAGTTTGAAAAATCTGGCCCCCATTATTTCATAAGTGGCATCAAAGACAATTGCCTCAAGAATGAGAAATTGGTGGTGGTTGTTTTGGCTGATAGGTCCAGGCAGTACTCCTCTCCTCCCCCGGCTCCAGCTACCGGTTCCCAACCGCCCGAAGCTTCCGTCCAGATGAACCCAACTCCGTCCCCAATCGCCGAGGAGCCCCCTGCTAATAATAATGGTGCAGCGTCCTCGTCTATCGTCACCTTTGTTGGTTTAGCTGGAATGCTTGCTACTTCAACAGCTCTTCTTTTGTAA